The Myxococcales bacterium genome includes the window ACACCGGGCGCTGCAGCACCAGGCCACGATAGAAAAGATTGCCCAGGACGCGTTGAGAGGGCGTGGTGGTCTGGCCGATCGCCATGTTGCAGACGAGGTTTGGGTGGGCGAGGGCGTGACCGCTATCGGTGACCGCACGGCAGAGGGGCTCGGAGAGCGGGAGACGCAGTCGGTCGCCGAAGAGCGCTGCATGAAAGGCCGCATGGCCAGACGTCAGGGTGACCGCCGGGGCATCGTCGAAGACCCGACCGACCGCGAGATCTTCGAAGTACGGGCGGTCTACCACGATGGTTGGCTTCGCGGGGCTGGCTTCGGATATGGAACCACTCAATTTTGACTCTCCCACTGCGATTCTTGGTTACCGGCTTCCGTATTCCGCGCTGGCTCGTCGCGTTGCCATCCAGCCCGAGCGATTCAGCTCCCGTTTAGCATCGTTTAATATTCGCCCCGCAAACAATGGGAAACGGCAAGACACTCCAGTATAGCCGCTCAGAGCTGTTATATGTGTTAAGTATCCGATCCACGGAAAGGTGGATTATCGGGCGCCGACCCGCTCTGTTGCGCGACACGCGCTGTCCCATGCGATCGGCCTTAACACGGTTGCGCATCCCCTGACGGTGTTCCGAGATGCTGGGGTGGACCGGTCCTACTGCGCAGCGCTCTGCGCGCGCTTTAACAGCAACGCCACATTGCGGCGTACTTCTCCAGCCGACAACTCGAGTGCTCGCTCGAGTGGCGCGATGGCCCCGGCAGCATCTCCCGCAGTGAACCTCACCTGCCCGAGTTCATGGAGTGCCGAGCGTTGATCGGGCTCGAGCGCGATCGCTTGTGTCAGCGCCTCTTCGGCTCCGGGCCAGTCCTTCTGCCGCGCCCGCACCTGGCCGAGTGCAGTCCACGCCAGCGCCGAAGCGCGTTGATCGATACTTCTCTCGAGCGCGGCCTCGGCTTCCAAGAGTTTGCCATCGTTCGCAAGGGCGATGCCGAGTCTCGCGCTCACCATCGGGCTCGGCAGGCGGATGCGCGCGAGACGTCGCTCGGCCGAACGCAGTCGTTCGGAAGCGCCGTCGGCGCGATTGACTCCGAACTCCTTCTCCTCCGCGTTCACGACGTACTGAACCATGTAGAGGCTGGCGACCACCACGACCGCGATGCGGCGCCAGGGAAGCCCGCGGC containing:
- a CDS encoding tetratricopeptide repeat protein, encoding TPTALLVLSQALWFTVPIIARSEGFGIDTVAFNLVDAQYSFWWIAFAHSVQYLWVTRYFARSGGAGRHYFTRATFAGFAVFGLPVLIFSTTGLTPVPYDAGLFLLVNTAVNLHHFILDGAIWKLRDGAVARVLLRPVEPSKQVDPGSRGLPWRRIAVVVVASLYMVQYVVNAEEKEFGVNRADGASERLRSAERRLARIRLPSPMVSARLGIALANDGKLLEAEAALERSIDQRASALAWTALGQVRARQKDWPGAEEALTQAIALEPDQRSALHELGQVRFTAGDAAGAIAPLERALELSAGEVRRNVALLLKRAQSAAQ